In the Candidatus Electrothrix sp. GW3-4 genome, one interval contains:
- the selA gene encoding L-seryl-tRNA(Sec) selenium transferase: protein MDHMQKILRLIPSVDDCLLALLQDPEFETIPSMLLKKSIRDVLDRQRRKVLEGHDVEAKDLELPVLLQGIQQKIRELHQPLFRRVINGTGVIIHTNLGRSILPGDVLSQLSETSGNYSNLEFNLTSGERGSRYTLVEELLCELTGAEAALVVNNNAAAVLIALDTLARGKEVIVSRGQLVEIGGSFRIPDVMARSGAKLVEVGATNRTHLRDYSNAMSPETGLLLKVHTSNYCIIGFTSEVSNKELVSLGKRHQVPVMEDLGSGCLVDLSSFGLKKEPTVQEVVASGMDIVTFSGDKLLGGPQAGIILGSRDIIERIKRNPLNRALRIDKFTLSALESILRLYRDPQTVFERVPTLNMISAPIEVVQHKAEQLAEVLEKSISTYSIIQISEVMSRVGGGAMPEQNLPSRAVILRPLHMKINHLEAKLRSLDIPIIGRVENDHLLLDMRTVRSDELHLIAKGLDQALTSEL, encoded by the coding sequence ATGGACCATATGCAAAAAATATTACGACTCATACCAAGTGTTGACGACTGCCTCCTTGCTCTGCTGCAAGATCCTGAATTCGAAACCATCCCCTCAATGCTTTTAAAAAAAAGCATCCGAGATGTCCTTGACCGTCAACGGCGAAAGGTACTGGAGGGCCATGACGTCGAGGCGAAAGACTTAGAGCTCCCTGTGTTACTGCAAGGTATACAACAAAAAATCAGAGAGCTTCATCAGCCTCTGTTTCGCAGAGTGATTAACGGAACCGGCGTTATTATCCATACCAACCTCGGACGATCCATCCTGCCCGGAGATGTCCTGAGCCAACTTTCCGAGACCTCGGGTAACTATTCCAACTTGGAATTTAATCTGACAAGCGGCGAAAGAGGCAGCCGCTACACCTTAGTTGAAGAGCTCCTCTGTGAACTCACCGGTGCAGAAGCGGCCCTTGTAGTGAATAATAATGCCGCAGCGGTCCTCATCGCCCTAGACACCCTGGCGCGGGGCAAGGAAGTTATTGTCTCCCGCGGACAGCTCGTTGAAATCGGCGGTTCCTTCCGTATACCAGATGTCATGGCGCGTAGTGGAGCCAAGCTGGTTGAGGTTGGCGCAACCAACAGAACGCACCTCAGGGACTATAGTAATGCAATGAGCCCGGAAACCGGGCTCCTGCTCAAAGTACATACCAGCAATTATTGCATCATCGGCTTTACCAGCGAGGTCAGTAATAAGGAACTTGTGAGCCTGGGCAAAAGACACCAAGTTCCCGTGATGGAGGATCTGGGCTCTGGTTGCCTGGTTGACCTGAGTTCCTTTGGCCTGAAAAAAGAGCCCACCGTCCAGGAGGTGGTTGCCTCAGGAATGGATATTGTCACCTTTAGCGGCGACAAACTGCTTGGCGGCCCCCAGGCCGGGATCATCCTTGGCAGCAGGGATATTATTGAGCGCATTAAAAGAAATCCTCTCAACAGGGCCCTGCGCATTGATAAATTTACCCTCTCTGCCCTTGAGTCCATCCTGCGGCTCTACAGGGATCCACAAACGGTTTTTGAACGTGTTCCCACACTCAATATGATCTCTGCCCCCATAGAAGTGGTGCAGCACAAGGCGGAACAGCTCGCCGAAGTGCTGGAGAAGAGCATCAGTACCTACTCTATCATTCAAATTTCCGAGGTGATGTCCCGGGTTGGGGGCGGCGCTATGCCAGAACAAAATCTCCCCAGTAGAGCCGTGATACTCCGTCCCCTGCACATGAAAATTAATCATCTTGAAGCAAAACTACGCTCACTGGATATCCCTATTATTGGGAGGGTCGAAAATGATCACCTCCTTCTTGACATGCGGACAGTCAGGTCAGATGAACTCCACCTGATCGCCAAAGGCCTAGACCAGGCACTTACTTCTGAACTCTAA
- a CDS encoding extracellular solute-binding protein: MNRRTFLKKTSEVGAAALAASAFPGILSARHRKPTIRVVGTHVTLQEKIRQQAEKDLGINIEFYPGGSAEVLLKASTDPDSFDLYEQWSNSIKILWQARTVQSIDIKRLIHWDEVNGLTKTGRITPQARLGLGDAPYKLLYVQPDKKLGSNQSNAISFLPYVHNTDSFGYNSQVVKRGIPYETESWGWLLDRRFHGKVALVNAPTIGLFDLALAVQAQGEMTFQDMGNMTREEIDQLFEIVVAKKRLGHFRGVWSSVPQSVELMASGEVVLESMFSPGVSTLNGMDIPCVYAAPKEGYRAWHGVMCLSRSCTGERLDAAYAFMNWWLSGWPGAFIARQGYYISNPQRSRPFMSEAEWDYWYEGKPAAEPLTGTDGRVSVQPGAVRTGGSYIQRFENIAVWNTVMDTYEYTLPKWSEFVLA; encoded by the coding sequence ATGAATCGCCGAACTTTTCTTAAAAAAACGAGCGAAGTAGGAGCAGCGGCCCTTGCAGCCTCTGCCTTTCCTGGAATTCTCTCAGCTCGCCATCGCAAACCAACTATCCGGGTTGTAGGGACCCATGTAACCCTTCAGGAAAAAATACGCCAGCAGGCGGAAAAAGATCTTGGCATCAACATAGAGTTTTATCCCGGTGGGAGTGCTGAGGTGCTGCTAAAAGCAAGCACTGATCCTGACTCTTTTGATCTGTACGAACAGTGGTCAAACAGCATCAAGATCCTCTGGCAGGCAAGAACTGTTCAATCTATTGATATTAAGCGGTTAATACATTGGGATGAGGTAAACGGTTTAACCAAGACAGGACGTATCACCCCGCAGGCGAGGTTAGGCCTTGGCGATGCCCCCTATAAGCTCCTCTATGTCCAACCGGATAAAAAGCTCGGCTCGAACCAGAGCAATGCAATAAGCTTTCTACCTTATGTCCATAATACCGACTCCTTTGGCTATAATTCCCAAGTGGTTAAACGGGGGATTCCCTATGAGACAGAGAGTTGGGGCTGGTTACTGGACAGACGCTTTCACGGCAAGGTTGCTCTTGTCAATGCCCCGACCATCGGGCTCTTTGATCTTGCTCTTGCGGTACAGGCCCAGGGAGAGATGACCTTCCAGGATATGGGTAACATGACCAGAGAAGAGATTGATCAACTTTTTGAGATTGTTGTAGCCAAGAAGCGGCTGGGGCATTTTCGGGGGGTTTGGAGCTCGGTGCCTCAATCGGTGGAATTGATGGCGTCCGGTGAGGTTGTTTTAGAGAGTATGTTCTCGCCAGGGGTGAGTACGTTGAACGGTATGGATATACCCTGTGTGTACGCTGCGCCGAAAGAAGGATATAGGGCCTGGCATGGGGTCATGTGTCTTTCCCGTTCATGCACAGGGGAGCGGCTTGATGCTGCCTATGCATTTATGAACTGGTGGCTTTCAGGGTGGCCAGGCGCCTTTATTGCCAGGCAGGGGTATTATATATCTAATCCGCAGCGTTCCAGGCCTTTTATGTCAGAGGCAGAATGGGATTACTGGTATGAAGGCAAACCAGCCGCAGAACCGCTGACCGGAACAGATGGACGCGTATCTGTGCAACCGGGCGCCGTTCGAACCGGTGGTTCCTATATCCAGCGCTTTGAAAATATAGCTGTTTGGAATACGGTTATGGATACCTATGAGTATACCTTGCCGAAATGGAGCGAGTTTGTCCTTGCCTAG
- a CDS encoding HAMP domain-containing sensor histidine kinase encodes MISLLIRNIPLKKRIYSGYLVTGIVALIIALLSYGSLRSLASDFHSVLTFSRYAKEILIFSVHMSEMQRQALIYICSGHNAAADRVSEVYIDMMGGIERIRREEQPDAQHYLQVTKKNLQTYYVTFQEVRAQRETQQRLVRREFRKYATKAQLLIEDQIASLQKDNIVRTLQYYRMLKFLLQIEKNAYRYFDSLDGRFVQAATESIQETHEVIELLMKQPKADRERLEEIASVLVHYENSFLEAVQRTRGYLYLINVVMSAQAYETIYQVRQLSTIISDRSEYLQEQMIGNIASISSLLLFSAVSLLLFIGFFSFFISRSITVPLNRLTQTFRRLASGSSETEIPEYVLKDELGELTAAAGSFKQRNIALEESRKELRRSNEELEQFVYTVSHDLKSPIVTSMGFISIIRKLAGQGKYEQAIAKLDKVVSANERMSQLIRDLLELSRVGRMDKEKKLIDLNELLVGFVENQSMRLRNADFSFKVTSKLPVLYGNESRILQVFENILSNALKYTRNETGGRLEITATDDEEWWSIFCKDNGPGIPPEYHKKIFGLFYRLDVTAEGTGVGLAVVKKIMKFHGGDIQVEPQSGKEGEGAVFRLTFPKHLPEHMNNVVNGSGRSE; translated from the coding sequence ATGATATCTTTACTCATACGAAATATCCCCCTGAAAAAAAGAATATACTCAGGGTATCTTGTTACCGGGATTGTTGCCCTCATTATTGCTCTTCTCTCCTACGGATCCCTCCGCTCCTTGGCCAGTGATTTTCATTCTGTTCTTACCTTTAGCAGATATGCTAAAGAAATATTGATTTTTTCCGTTCATATGTCTGAGATGCAGCGACAGGCCCTTATTTATATCTGCTCCGGGCATAATGCCGCAGCTGACCGGGTTAGTGAAGTCTATATCGATATGATGGGCGGAATCGAGCGAATCCGTAGGGAGGAACAGCCTGACGCGCAGCATTACCTCCAAGTAACAAAAAAGAATTTGCAAACCTATTATGTTACCTTTCAGGAGGTGCGAGCGCAACGTGAGACCCAACAGCGGTTGGTGCGGAGAGAGTTTCGCAAGTATGCAACAAAGGCCCAGCTGCTTATAGAGGATCAGATTGCTTCCTTACAGAAAGATAATATTGTGAGGACCTTGCAGTATTACCGGATGTTGAAGTTTCTTTTGCAGATTGAGAAAAATGCCTACCGTTATTTTGATTCACTGGATGGGCGTTTTGTCCAAGCGGCTACAGAGAGTATCCAGGAAACTCATGAGGTCATTGAGCTGCTGATGAAGCAGCCCAAAGCTGACCGTGAGCGGTTGGAAGAGATTGCATCAGTGCTTGTCCATTACGAGAACAGCTTTCTTGAGGCTGTCCAGCGGACGCGCGGCTATCTCTATCTTATTAATGTGGTGATGTCAGCCCAGGCCTATGAAACAATTTATCAGGTTAGACAGCTTTCTACTATTATTTCAGATAGATCTGAGTATTTGCAAGAGCAGATGATTGGAAATATAGCCTCTATTTCCAGCTTGTTATTGTTCTCGGCAGTAAGTTTACTCCTTTTTATAGGATTCTTTTCCTTTTTTATCAGCCGAAGCATCACCGTTCCTCTTAATCGCCTGACACAAACCTTCAGAAGGCTTGCTTCAGGATCTTCGGAAACTGAGATTCCTGAATATGTCCTCAAAGATGAACTGGGAGAACTCACGGCAGCAGCAGGCAGTTTCAAGCAAAGGAATATTGCCCTTGAAGAGAGCAGAAAGGAGCTTCGGCGTTCCAATGAGGAGCTGGAACAGTTTGTTTATACCGTCTCCCATGACCTGAAATCCCCTATCGTAACCAGCATGGGATTTATTAGTATTATTCGTAAACTTGCTGGCCAGGGAAAGTACGAGCAGGCAATCGCCAAACTGGACAAGGTAGTCAGCGCCAATGAGCGGATGAGTCAGCTCATCAGAGATCTGCTGGAACTGAGTCGAGTGGGGAGAATGGATAAGGAAAAAAAACTAATTGATCTCAATGAGCTGCTTGTAGGCTTTGTCGAAAACCAAAGCATGCGGCTGAGGAATGCGGATTTTTCCTTTAAGGTGACATCGAAACTCCCTGTTCTTTATGGAAATGAGAGCAGAATCCTCCAGGTCTTTGAAAATATTCTTTCCAATGCCCTGAAATATACGCGTAATGAGACAGGCGGTCGGCTTGAAATTACGGCTACTGATGATGAAGAATGGTGGTCTATTTTCTGTAAAGATAATGGCCCTGGAATTCCCCCTGAATATCATAAAAAGATCTTTGGGCTTTTTTATCGCCTTGATGTAACGGCCGAAGGTACAGGGGTTGGTTTGGCTGTGGTGAAAAAGATTATGAAGTTCCATGGGGGAGATATTCAGGTAGAACCGCAAAGCGGGAAGGAGGGAGAGGGGGCTGTCTTTCGACTTACCTTTCCCAAGCACCTACCCGAGCATATGAATAATGTTGTGAATGGATCAGGGAGGAGTGAATGA
- a CDS encoding response regulator, with amino-acid sequence MSASRTEQLLLVEDSDDHAELAEFYIKDYSDRIQVDRLHDGAEAMAYLEQVEASPKQRLPWLVLLDLKLPKYDGLEILARIKGSERLAGTPVVIFSTSNSGKDIRRALNNYANSYIVKPMETDRYGEVLSEILQYWQLNQHHLVQDTDRSDV; translated from the coding sequence ATGAGTGCATCAAGAACTGAGCAGCTTCTGCTGGTTGAGGACAGCGATGATCATGCTGAACTTGCCGAGTTCTATATTAAGGACTACAGTGACAGGATCCAGGTTGATCGCCTGCATGATGGTGCCGAGGCTATGGCCTATCTGGAACAGGTCGAAGCATCCCCAAAACAGCGCCTCCCTTGGTTGGTGCTGCTGGACTTGAAACTCCCAAAGTATGACGGACTTGAGATTCTGGCCCGAATCAAAGGCAGCGAGCGGCTGGCTGGAACTCCGGTGGTCATCTTTTCCACCTCCAACTCGGGAAAGGATATCAGGCGAGCCTTGAATAACTATGCCAATAGCTATATTGTCAAGCCCATGGAGACAGATCGCTACGGAGAGGTCCTGAGTGAAATCTTGCAGTACTGGCAATTAAATCAGCATCATCTGGTGCAGGATACGGATCGGAGTGATGTCTGA
- a CDS encoding PAS domain S-box protein produces MSEKELSILLIEDNPDHADLFLANLELTAYRGAQVVVYRTLESGVACLRNEPFDLLFIDLSLQDSTIVETLEQLPSLDASCPVIVLTSLDDEQTILNVIRKGADDFLPKSELTDILLERLIQFNLDRWQLKRQLVESREAYRDLYHHSPNMLGSIDARTRRVLNCNQTFAETLGYTREEILNRKITDFYHPDCHGAYRQIFARFLEIGAVNNEELQMIRRDSRRIDVLLNVSAVRDKEGRILHTRSTWIDITEKKAAERQLHYMQLLNRLIIETLPDLLWLKDTDGVYLACNPRMEQLYGAPESEIIGKTDYDFVDYEQAESFRKNDHIAVAAGRAVMNEEWVTFASDGAKVLLETTKTPLLFEDGTVAGILGIGHNITELRETAEKAEAASRAKSVFLSSISHELRTPLNAILGYTQILLGDSTLTDRQQNGIKTIHRAGEHLLLLINDILDISKIESGKLEVVAAEVHPLSFLHHIKDIIELRTREKGLHFRYALEGEIPATILVDGLRLRQVLLNLLSNAVKFTECGYCTLQVRGEKKGNDYALLTFEVEDSGPGIALEDQKIVFEPFRQVGDRLHHSEGTGLGLSISSRLVDLMGGNLQLISPLDREGTGCEGSGSLFFFTLEVPVLHNEITNNAEPMQQVVSGYASLNDAGRPQQILIIDKTASHRAVLRDILHAVGFVVHEVEDGDTIVKDCRAIQPDLLLMDLPTPADDGLYAGLQLRHHKDLAHIPMIALSALMTEDDGLRQQCLEHGFSEVIGKPCAARKLLEVMATHLPIKLLYGEEKAPASPEACLMPLAEELDTLVTLVEIGDIDGIRGKIKEICEMDSGRYSIFCSHLRKYFDEFQFTGLLNFIAANRSKDVCHPNKTQYS; encoded by the coding sequence ATGTCTGAAAAGGAACTGAGCATCCTTTTGATTGAGGATAATCCCGATCATGCTGATCTGTTTCTCGCCAATCTTGAGCTGACCGCTTATAGAGGCGCACAAGTTGTCGTCTATCGGACCTTGGAGAGCGGAGTGGCTTGCCTTCGGAACGAGCCCTTTGATCTGCTCTTTATCGATCTGTCGCTTCAGGACAGTACGATCGTCGAGACCCTTGAGCAATTACCCTCCTTGGACGCGTCCTGTCCGGTCATTGTCCTGACCTCTCTGGATGATGAACAGACGATCCTCAATGTTATCAGAAAAGGGGCGGATGACTTTCTGCCGAAATCTGAACTGACGGATATCCTGCTTGAGCGTCTGATCCAGTTCAACCTGGACCGCTGGCAGCTCAAACGACAACTTGTTGAAAGCAGAGAGGCGTACAGGGATCTGTATCATCATTCGCCGAATATGCTCGGGTCCATTGATGCCCGGACACGCCGAGTCTTGAATTGTAATCAGACCTTTGCAGAGACCCTTGGCTATACAAGGGAAGAAATCCTGAACAGGAAGATAACAGATTTTTATCATCCTGATTGTCATGGGGCGTACCGCCAAATTTTTGCTCGATTTCTTGAGATAGGGGCTGTGAATAATGAAGAGCTCCAGATGATACGGAGAGACAGCAGGAGAATCGACGTATTGCTCAACGTCTCAGCTGTTCGGGATAAAGAGGGGCGGATTCTTCATACCCGTTCTACATGGATTGATATTACAGAAAAAAAGGCTGCAGAAAGACAGCTCCATTATATGCAACTGCTTAATCGCCTGATTATTGAGACGCTCCCGGACCTACTCTGGCTCAAAGACACGGACGGTGTGTATCTTGCCTGTAATCCACGCATGGAGCAGTTGTACGGAGCCCCGGAATCGGAGATTATCGGCAAAACGGATTATGATTTTGTTGATTATGAACAGGCAGAGTCTTTTCGGAAAAATGATCATATTGCCGTCGCTGCCGGTAGAGCTGTGATGAATGAGGAATGGGTGACTTTCGCCTCTGACGGGGCGAAGGTGTTACTTGAGACGACCAAGACGCCTTTGTTGTTTGAGGATGGAACTGTCGCAGGGATATTGGGAATCGGGCACAATATTACCGAGCTCCGCGAGACTGCGGAGAAGGCCGAGGCGGCCAGCCGAGCCAAGTCGGTCTTTCTTTCCAGTATCAGCCATGAGCTACGGACCCCCTTGAATGCCATTCTTGGCTACACCCAGATCCTGTTAGGGGATAGTACGCTCACGGATAGGCAGCAAAACGGCATTAAAACGATTCATCGGGCTGGTGAACATCTCTTGCTCCTGATTAATGATATCCTGGATATTTCAAAGATAGAATCAGGGAAGCTTGAGGTGGTGGCAGCAGAGGTGCATCCCCTTTCCTTTCTCCATCATATAAAAGATATTATAGAGCTTCGTACCAGGGAAAAGGGGCTGCATTTTCGCTATGCTCTTGAGGGGGAGATTCCAGCCACTATCCTGGTGGATGGGCTGCGATTGCGTCAGGTACTCCTTAACTTGCTTTCCAATGCCGTGAAATTTACCGAGTGTGGGTACTGCACGCTTCAGGTTCGAGGGGAGAAGAAAGGCAATGATTATGCCCTGCTGACCTTTGAGGTTGAAGATAGCGGACCGGGAATTGCATTGGAAGATCAGAAGATAGTTTTTGAGCCCTTTCGCCAGGTCGGTGATCGTTTGCACCACAGCGAGGGAACCGGACTCGGTCTCTCCATCAGCTCTCGCTTGGTAGATCTTATGGGGGGAAATCTGCAACTCATCAGTCCGTTGGATAGGGAAGGAACAGGCTGTGAAGGGTCGGGAAGCCTCTTTTTCTTTACCTTGGAGGTTCCTGTTCTGCATAATGAAATAACTAACAATGCAGAGCCGATGCAGCAGGTCGTGAGCGGCTATGCTTCTCTGAACGATGCAGGCAGGCCACAGCAGATCTTGATAATTGATAAGACTGCATCCCACCGGGCAGTGTTGCGAGATATCCTCCATGCAGTAGGTTTTGTTGTGCATGAGGTTGAGGATGGAGATACGATCGTCAAGGACTGCCGGGCCATTCAACCTGATCTTCTCTTGATGGATTTGCCAACGCCAGCCGATGATGGCCTGTATGCCGGGCTTCAGCTAAGGCATCATAAGGACCTCGCCCATATCCCGATGATTGCCCTTTCAGCCTTAATGACAGAAGACGACGGGTTGCGTCAGCAATGTTTGGAACACGGTTTCAGTGAGGTCATTGGGAAGCCCTGTGCTGCCAGGAAACTTCTTGAAGTTATGGCGACCCATTTGCCCATTAAATTGTTATACGGCGAGGAAAAGGCGCCAGCAAGCCCGGAGGCTTGCCTCATGCCTTTGGCAGAGGAACTTGACACACTGGTTACTCTGGTCGAAATAGGTGATATTGACGGGATCAGGGGAAAGATAAAAGAGATATGTGAAATGGATTCTGGAAGATATTCGATTTTCTGTAGCCATCTCAGGAAATATTTTGATGAGTTTCAGTTTACAGGACTGTTGAATTTTATAGCGGCGAACCGGAGTAAGGACGTATGCCATCCGAACAAGACGCAATACTCGTAG
- a CDS encoding response regulator, with protein MPSEQDAILVVDDQPANLKVLLSFLQEHDYRVYMVDSGQRALDILPKIQPDLVLLDVMMPGMNGFEICKRIKADKDLAALPVIFMTALDSVGDKMAGFSAGAVDYITKPFQQLEVLARINTHITLRKRERELEEALEEIKTLTGILPICSYCKQIRNDEGYWQQVEEYITEHSEAIFSHGVCPSCYQKVMNDLKKERAFDS; from the coding sequence ATGCCATCCGAACAAGACGCAATACTCGTAGTTGACGATCAACCGGCCAATCTCAAGGTCCTGCTTTCCTTTTTACAGGAGCATGATTACCGGGTATATATGGTGGACAGCGGTCAGAGGGCATTGGATATCCTGCCAAAGATTCAGCCGGACCTCGTCTTGCTGGATGTGATGATGCCAGGGATGAACGGTTTTGAGATATGCAAGAGGATCAAGGCCGATAAGGACTTGGCTGCTCTTCCTGTCATTTTTATGACTGCCCTGGACAGTGTGGGAGATAAGATGGCTGGTTTTTCGGCAGGAGCGGTTGATTATATTACAAAACCTTTTCAGCAGCTAGAGGTCCTTGCCCGTATTAATACCCATATTACGCTCCGGAAACGGGAAAGAGAGCTGGAAGAGGCGTTGGAGGAGATAAAGACGCTGACAGGCATTCTCCCTATTTGTTCTTATTGTAAGCAGATCCGTAATGATGAAGGGTATTGGCAGCAGGTAGAAGAGTATATTACCGAACATTCTGAAGCTATCTTCAGCCACGGAGTATGTCCTTCCTGTTACCAGAAGGTGATGAATGACCTGAAAAAAGAGAGAGCTTTTGATAGTTGA
- a CDS encoding precorrin-8X methylmutase → MSLPEIQKIGPLEIEAESFRLIESEIGSTDFTAEQFAVVRRCIHATGDFSFAENMRFHPGAIKAALSALLGGKNILVDVNMAASGISKVLLRKFGGEVICRVAETKTVDRAVAGNMTRSEAAVERAVQDNIGIVAVGNAPTALLKVMDLIEQGVFTPDLVIGVPVGFVNAVESKEILASKFYPFITSLGRKGGTPVAVAAVNALLRLIDVIDAVE, encoded by the coding sequence ATGAGTTTGCCGGAAATACAAAAAATAGGGCCGCTGGAGATTGAGGCAGAGAGCTTTCGTCTAATTGAATCCGAGATTGGTTCTACTGATTTTACAGCGGAACAGTTTGCTGTGGTGCGGCGTTGTATCCATGCCACAGGGGATTTTTCTTTTGCTGAGAATATGCGTTTTCATCCCGGGGCGATCAAGGCGGCTCTGTCAGCTCTCCTGGGCGGTAAAAATATCCTGGTTGATGTGAATATGGCCGCCAGTGGTATTTCAAAGGTCCTGTTGAGAAAATTCGGTGGCGAGGTGATATGCCGGGTTGCTGAAACGAAAACCGTGGACAGGGCGGTTGCCGGGAATATGACCCGTTCTGAGGCCGCAGTTGAGCGGGCAGTTCAGGATAATATCGGTATTGTGGCGGTGGGCAATGCGCCCACTGCCCTGCTCAAGGTCATGGACTTGATTGAACAGGGGGTGTTCACCCCTGATCTGGTTATCGGCGTACCGGTTGGCTTTGTCAATGCTGTGGAGTCCAAAGAGATCTTAGCGAGCAAATTCTACCCGTTTATCACCTCTTTGGGCCGCAAAGGGGGCACACCTGTTGCCGTTGCCGCAGTGAATGCCCTGTTGCGTTTGATAGATGTGATAGATGCTGTCGAGTAA